A stretch of the Alnus glutinosa chromosome 6, dhAlnGlut1.1, whole genome shotgun sequence genome encodes the following:
- the LOC133871643 gene encoding uncharacterized protein LOC133871643, producing the protein MTGRVRRKPSGSLMSLHQGPEKSLKDFFIRFNQARLDAESATDDFIYGALFQGIRKDGALMANIARKPPRNLDGFMSKAKKYINQEETLRALLGPNPSLASRSESRKKKKKDPLKEERREQVEGDETRAKRERKYLKNHNWTTLNAPIMDVLMEIKRDSMYQKPRPMLPNPQFTDQYCAFHDITGHRTEVCISLRILIERFIENGKLVRFFADQRSQANLPRDNRPREDQQRA; encoded by the coding sequence ATGACTGGAAGGGTGAGGCGAAAGCCCTCTGGATCCTTGATGTCATTACATCAAGGTCCTGAGAAATCCTTAAAAGACTTCTTTATTAGGTTCAATCAAGCAAGGCTAGATGCAGAAAGTGCCACCGATGACTTCATATATGGAGCTCTTTTCCAAGGAATCAGAAAGGATGGGGCCCTCATGGCGAATATAGCTCGGAAACCACCACGAAATCTCGACGGTTTTATGAGCAAGGCCAAGAAATACATCAACCAGGAGGAGACATTGCGGGCACTCTTAGGTCCTAACCCGAGTCTGGCCTCGAGATCCGAATCtcgcaagaagaagaagaaggatcccCTCAAAGAAGAACGCAGGGAACAAGTAGAAGGAGACGAAACCAGAGCTAAACGAGAAAGAAAGTATCTCAAAAACCATAACTGGACCACTCTCAACGCTCCCATTATGGATGTTCTGATGGAAATCAAGAGGGATTCGATGTACCAAAAGCCCCGCCCAATGTTGCCGAATCCACAGTTCACGGACCAGTATTGCGCATTTCATGATATTACTGGTCATCGGACCGAGGTGTGCATATCTCTGAGGATCTTGATCGAACGATTTATTGAGAATGGTAAACTTGTTCGATTCTTCGCTGATCAAAGAAGCCAGGCAAATCTCCCGCGGGATAATCGTCCCCGGGAGGATCAACAAAGAGcttga